A window of Streptomyces armeniacus contains these coding sequences:
- a CDS encoding tripartite tricarboxylate transporter permease gives MEALNSLMAGFEAILRPGPLLAMFLGVVVGSLVGALPGIGPVGAMAVLLPLSFSLDPAAGLLMITGIFLGSQYGGSTASILMNVPGEASSVVTAIDGHEMTKRGRAGAALAVSAIGSFVAGTLAVVLLMLAAGPVSELALSFSAPEFLALSVFALFVLSRLSGGSFSATMIAAGIGLALATVGVDETSGGVRYTMGSDSLISGVEITPVAVGLFGIAELMLLVERRGTVPKLPTVRMRELYPTRAELRRATPAMGRGSVLGFLFGLLPGPGAAVSTYASYMLERRVSRHKDEFGKGAIEGVAGPESANNGAAGGSLVPLLVLGVPFAAPTALLLAGFTIHGVTPGPLFIDQEPDLFWSLVAGMFLANVALLVLNLPLVGVFTAMLRIPRDVLVALILLIAAVGTFAARNSIVDVGWMIAMGILGYGMVKFGLSRAALMLAFVVAPLMERSLLQTLTLSQDDPAYMLGRPLAVTLLLMSLIAMAAPPLARRYRNSRETVSVS, from the coding sequence ATGGAAGCACTCAACTCCCTGATGGCCGGCTTCGAGGCCATCCTGCGCCCAGGCCCTCTCCTCGCGATGTTCCTCGGAGTCGTCGTCGGGAGCCTGGTCGGCGCGCTGCCGGGAATCGGCCCGGTCGGAGCCATGGCGGTGCTGCTGCCGCTGAGCTTCAGCCTCGACCCCGCGGCCGGACTTCTGATGATCACCGGCATCTTCCTCGGTTCCCAGTACGGCGGATCGACAGCCTCGATCCTGATGAACGTGCCGGGTGAGGCGTCTTCGGTGGTCACGGCCATCGACGGGCACGAGATGACCAAACGCGGCCGCGCCGGTGCCGCACTCGCCGTGTCCGCCATCGGCTCGTTCGTCGCCGGCACGCTGGCCGTCGTTCTGCTGATGCTCGCGGCCGGACCGGTCAGCGAACTGGCGCTGTCGTTCTCAGCCCCCGAGTTTCTGGCCCTGTCGGTCTTCGCCCTGTTCGTCCTGTCCCGGCTCTCCGGCGGGTCGTTCTCCGCCACCATGATCGCCGCCGGGATCGGACTGGCTCTCGCGACTGTCGGCGTCGACGAGACCTCGGGCGGCGTGCGCTACACGATGGGCAGCGACAGCCTGATCTCCGGCGTGGAGATCACTCCGGTCGCGGTCGGCCTCTTCGGCATCGCCGAACTGATGCTCCTGGTCGAACGCCGCGGTACGGTGCCGAAGCTCCCCACCGTACGCATGCGCGAGCTCTACCCCACGCGCGCGGAACTGCGTCGAGCGACGCCTGCGATGGGGCGGGGCAGCGTCCTGGGCTTCCTGTTCGGGCTCCTCCCCGGGCCCGGAGCGGCGGTGTCGACCTACGCGTCGTACATGCTGGAGCGCCGTGTGTCCCGGCACAAGGACGAGTTCGGCAAGGGCGCCATCGAAGGAGTGGCCGGACCGGAGTCGGCCAACAACGGCGCCGCCGGAGGATCGTTGGTACCTCTGCTGGTACTGGGGGTCCCCTTCGCCGCACCCACCGCTCTCCTGCTGGCCGGCTTCACCATTCACGGGGTGACACCTGGGCCCCTGTTCATCGACCAGGAACCCGATCTCTTCTGGAGTCTCGTCGCGGGCATGTTCCTTGCGAACGTCGCCCTGCTGGTGCTCAATCTGCCGCTGGTCGGAGTCTTCACCGCCATGCTGCGCATCCCCCGTGACGTCCTCGTCGCTCTCATACTCCTCATCGCGGCAGTGGGCACCTTCGCCGCACGCAACAGCATCGTGGATGTCGGCTGGATGATCGCCATGGGCATCCTCGGCTACGGCATGGTCAAGTTCGGTCTCTCCCGCGCCGCACTCATGCTCGCCTTCGTCGTCGCCCCGCTGATGGAGCGCTCGCTCCTCCAGACGCTCACCCTGTCGCAGGACGACCCGGCCTACATGCTGGGCCGCCCCCTCGCGGTCACCCTCCTCCTCATGTCCCTGATCGCCATGGCGGCTCCCCCGCTCGCCCGCCGATACCGGAACAGCCGGGAGACGGTGAGCGTCTCCTGA
- a CDS encoding ComEA family DNA-binding protein: protein MLPRQVRQHGPPQPARTATGDVLPRTVAISAARDAARDAVRRSRAEHAGEHGERAGGGGGASAAFPRTDRGPGGASSSAHHRPVQHRWRPLDADEGSRPATTGGEADEEQPPAPSRAARLRLAVGERLPTWVQLRCGVEPRTIVALGLVLLIAVGFAVHHFWSGRPQTVRAPEAATGTSGPPSLSGRPDNAPAGTGPEPSPGKRVTVDVSGKVREPGVHRLPPGSRVADALEAAGGAEPGTETGALNKARLLVDGEQIVVGGSGASAAGPAPTDARGSPAPGGPAGPGADAGARISLNSATAEQLEALPGVGPVLAQHIIDYRTENGGYTSVDELREVNGIGDARFADIEPRVSP, encoded by the coding sequence GTGCTGCCGCGCCAGGTGCGGCAGCACGGCCCGCCGCAGCCCGCCCGTACGGCCACGGGCGATGTACTGCCTCGTACGGTCGCCATCTCGGCGGCGCGTGACGCGGCGCGTGACGCGGTGCGGCGGAGCCGTGCGGAGCACGCGGGCGAGCACGGTGAACGGGCGGGCGGAGGCGGCGGAGCATCGGCCGCCTTCCCGCGCACGGACCGCGGCCCCGGCGGCGCTTCCTCGTCGGCACATCACCGTCCTGTCCAGCACCGTTGGCGGCCCCTGGACGCGGACGAGGGGAGTCGGCCGGCCACCACGGGTGGGGAGGCGGACGAGGAGCAGCCGCCCGCACCGTCACGGGCCGCCAGGCTGCGGCTGGCCGTGGGCGAGCGGCTGCCGACGTGGGTGCAGCTCCGCTGCGGAGTGGAGCCGAGGACGATCGTGGCCCTGGGACTTGTGCTGCTGATCGCGGTCGGCTTCGCCGTGCACCACTTCTGGTCGGGCCGTCCGCAGACCGTGCGGGCGCCCGAGGCGGCCACCGGCACTTCCGGGCCGCCGTCCCTCTCGGGGCGCCCCGACAACGCACCGGCGGGCACGGGCCCCGAGCCGAGTCCGGGGAAACGGGTGACGGTCGACGTCTCCGGGAAGGTGCGTGAGCCCGGGGTGCACCGCCTCCCGCCAGGCTCGCGTGTCGCAGACGCCCTTGAGGCGGCCGGCGGCGCGGAGCCCGGCACGGAGACCGGCGCGCTCAACAAGGCGCGCCTGCTTGTCGACGGCGAGCAGATCGTCGTGGGCGGCAGCGGCGCCTCCGCCGCCGGTCCGGCGCCCACCGACGCGCGCGGCAGTCCCGCCCCGGGCGGCCCGGCGGGGCCGGGCGCCGACGCCGGAGCCCGTATCAGCCTCAACTCCGCGACGGCCGAACAGCTGGAGGCGCTGCCCGGCGTCGGCCCGGTCCTGGCCCAGCACATCATCGACTACCGCACGGAGAACGGCGGTTACACCTCGGTCGACGAACTCCGCGAGGTCAACGGCATCGGCGACGCCCGCTTCGCGGACATCGAGCCGCGGGTCAGTCCATGA
- a CDS encoding substrate-binding domain-containing protein — MEWLNAENVLGTAGVLVTLAVLAYERLIPGLKRIGYRVQMDTAIGGDVQNGEADVRLGLFEESPEMSEGSLVLLRIENDGLKAIGQNSYESDGLTVTFTDRTVTGVAVTEPNPEELVESLTAERGLRHEGNKIYIPRVPLNKGHHFKLLVMLTGPGVGRKVKLRGTINEGSIKRNRQQPRPSNLLLGVVVFLVVLVGVQQSLLWWNQSRDQPPIGCADGELTLTGSTALQPAMEEIGAAYESDCPGATIEVAAEGSREGLQLLDAEGRKAKDGAPPMVAMSDGRASGYEELKENPVGVAVFAMVVNDGVGVRDISLGDLRKLYRGEIRNWRELGGRDLPVRLVSRSSGSGTRSIFQESVLKGFESGVSSQDCVRQDDPAAKQLRCERSSTAQVLAAVGETAGAIGYGERQAASKAEGVTLLRLDGYAADSETVRAGTYPFRAAEYAYTYGSPPADSLASEFLGYLADGAAQNILRTHGHLSCAGLQSAQLC, encoded by the coding sequence GTGGAGTGGCTGAACGCCGAAAACGTACTGGGTACCGCGGGCGTGCTGGTGACCCTTGCCGTACTCGCGTATGAGCGGCTGATCCCCGGGCTCAAACGCATCGGCTACCGCGTGCAGATGGACACCGCCATCGGCGGGGACGTGCAGAACGGCGAAGCGGACGTCCGGCTCGGGCTGTTCGAGGAGTCCCCGGAGATGTCCGAAGGCTCCCTCGTGCTGCTCCGGATCGAGAACGACGGCCTCAAGGCCATCGGGCAGAACAGCTACGAGTCGGACGGCCTCACCGTCACCTTCACCGACCGTACGGTCACGGGCGTCGCGGTGACCGAGCCCAACCCCGAGGAACTGGTGGAGAGTCTGACCGCGGAACGCGGCCTCAGACACGAGGGCAACAAGATCTACATCCCCAGGGTCCCGCTCAACAAAGGCCACCACTTCAAGCTCCTCGTCATGCTCACCGGGCCCGGCGTCGGCCGGAAGGTGAAGCTGCGCGGCACCATCAACGAGGGCAGCATCAAACGGAACCGGCAGCAGCCGCGGCCCAGCAACCTGCTGCTCGGCGTCGTCGTGTTCCTCGTCGTGCTCGTGGGCGTCCAGCAGTCGCTGCTGTGGTGGAACCAGAGCCGGGACCAGCCGCCGATCGGCTGCGCGGACGGCGAACTGACCCTCACGGGCTCCACCGCGCTCCAGCCGGCGATGGAGGAGATCGGGGCGGCGTACGAGTCCGACTGCCCCGGCGCGACCATCGAGGTGGCGGCGGAGGGCAGCAGGGAAGGGCTCCAACTCCTCGACGCCGAGGGCCGCAAGGCGAAGGACGGCGCGCCGCCGATGGTGGCCATGTCGGACGGGCGGGCCTCGGGATACGAGGAGCTGAAGGAGAACCCCGTCGGCGTTGCCGTGTTCGCCATGGTGGTCAACGACGGTGTGGGCGTACGCGACATCTCCCTCGGGGACCTGCGGAAGCTCTACCGCGGCGAGATCCGCAACTGGCGCGAACTGGGCGGCCGCGACCTGCCGGTCCGGCTGGTCAGCCGCAGCAGCGGCTCGGGCACCCGCAGCATCTTCCAGGAGAGCGTGCTGAAGGGCTTCGAGTCGGGGGTGTCGTCGCAGGACTGCGTACGCCAGGACGATCCCGCCGCGAAGCAGCTGCGCTGCGAGCGGAGCAGCACGGCGCAGGTGCTGGCGGCGGTCGGGGAGACGGCGGGCGCCATCGGCTACGGGGAGCGGCAGGCGGCGAGCAAAGCGGAGGGCGTGACGCTGCTGCGGCTGGACGGGTACGCGGCGGACTCGGAGACGGTGCGGGCGGGCACGTACCCGTTCCGGGCGGCCGAGTACGCGTACACATACGGGAGTCCGCCGGCCGACTCGCTCGCCTCGGAGTTCCTCGGGTACCTGGCCGACGGCGCGGCGCAGAACATCCTCCGGACACACGGGCACCTCTCCTGCGCGGGGCTGCAGAGCGCGCAACTGTGCTGA
- a CDS encoding DegV family protein: MSRHVAIVTDSTAYLPPAALVEHGISSVPLTVVLGDEALEEGTEISARSLAEALRKRRAVTTSRPSPAMFAEAYRAAADGGADGVVSLHLSAEFSGTYDAALMAAREAPVPVRVVDTGMVAMALGFCALAAAGAARAGGTVDDAVAAAEKRAEGTSAYFYVDTLDYLRRGGRIGAAQALLGSALAVKPLLELSEGRIAMLEKVRTASRALARLEEIVVEKSGDARVDVAVHHLAAPERAEQLAERLRGRLRGLADLHVSEVGAVIGAHTGPGLLGAVVSLR; encoded by the coding sequence ATGTCCCGCCACGTCGCGATCGTCACTGACTCCACGGCCTATCTGCCACCGGCGGCGCTGGTCGAGCACGGCATCAGCTCCGTTCCGTTGACCGTGGTGCTCGGCGACGAGGCGCTGGAGGAGGGCACCGAGATCTCCGCCCGCTCGCTGGCCGAGGCCCTGCGCAAACGGCGGGCGGTGACGACGTCACGGCCGAGCCCGGCGATGTTCGCGGAGGCGTACCGGGCGGCCGCGGACGGGGGCGCGGACGGCGTGGTCTCGCTGCACCTTTCGGCGGAGTTCTCCGGCACGTACGACGCGGCGCTGATGGCCGCGCGGGAGGCGCCGGTCCCGGTGCGGGTCGTCGACACCGGGATGGTCGCGATGGCGCTGGGCTTCTGCGCGCTGGCGGCGGCGGGCGCCGCGCGGGCCGGCGGCACGGTGGACGACGCCGTGGCCGCGGCCGAGAAGCGGGCCGAGGGCACCTCCGCGTATTTCTATGTCGACACCCTCGACTATCTGCGCCGAGGCGGCCGGATCGGCGCCGCCCAGGCGCTGTTGGGGTCCGCGCTGGCGGTCAAGCCGCTGCTGGAGCTGTCCGAGGGGCGCATCGCCATGCTGGAGAAGGTGCGTACGGCGTCCAGGGCGCTGGCCCGGCTGGAGGAGATCGTCGTCGAGAAGTCCGGCGACGCGCGGGTGGACGTCGCCGTACACCATCTCGCGGCGCCTGAGCGCGCGGAGCAGCTGGCGGAGCGGCTGCGCGGCCGGCTGCGGGGGCTCGCCGACCTCCACGTGAGCGAGGTGGGCGCGGTGATCGGGGCGCACACGGGGCCGGGACTGCTCGGTGCGGTGGTCTCGCTTCGCTGA
- a CDS encoding ComEC/Rec2 family competence protein: MTGGTGAGTRTVTTSTSTSTSTSTPGIPSGRGGRRSTVHTLSGHRLGAADPRQEGPTDLRLVPPALAAWAAAALGVGTTGRTAALAAVACGVAGALLAVLSRRRAATAPGTVGRPPFRRGVFGAAAMTLLCAAAAATSAALHAADVHRGPVPELAAEYAHATAELTVTGDPHTTHPQVRGARREEGVIVVPAEIRRVTADGVGTVAVRAPVLLLVHPQERDGPAGPAAGADSGGDGDGDGGSDGADRNGDAGSRPPAAGSAEGAWRGLLPSARVRVEARLAPAQGAGRGGRDIAAVLRAQGTRPPEVIGRPSALQRTAGDLRAGLREASDGLAPDPRALLPGLVVGDTARIPHDLDQAFRTTDMLHLLAVSGGNLTVLLVLLIGPPGTASRAERRGLAPRLGIPLRTTAVLGALLTLAFVVVSRPDPSVLRAATCGLITILAIGTGRRRSLLPALAAAVLVLVLWDPWLARDFGFLLSVLATGSLLTVAPRWGAALRRRGVPGRLAEALAAAAAAQAACAPVVAVLSAHVSLVAVPCNLLAEFAVAPATVLGFAALAAAPFGLPVAKALAWLAGWPAGAIALTARTGALLPGAVVDWPGSWTGAALLAVLVLALAVLARRLPRHPLVAAACALLLLLALVRPPSVTRPLTGWPPPDWRLVACDVGQGDALALSAGDGSAVLIDTGPDPDAVDRCLRALGIRSIPLLLLTHFHADHVSGLSGALRGRAVGSIQTTGLQEPRDQAEFVHRTARQAGIPEIRAAPGERRAVGGLSWEVLWPDREAPPRTPGESGSGGSGGESGANDSSVTLLVRAGDLTVFLPGDLEPPAQRRLLAAHPDLPRVDVLKVAHHGSAYQHPALLERLRPRTALISSGEDNPYGHPSPRTLDALRRQGALVLRTDLSGALAVTDSGAGVVRRPPAAGP; this comes from the coding sequence ATGACCGGCGGCACGGGCGCGGGCACGCGTACGGTCACCACGTCCACGTCCACGTCCACATCCACATCCACGCCCGGCATCCCGAGCGGCCGGGGCGGGCGGCGCAGCACCGTGCACACGCTCTCGGGGCACCGGCTCGGCGCCGCCGATCCCCGCCAGGAGGGGCCCACGGATCTCCGGCTGGTCCCGCCTGCCCTCGCCGCGTGGGCGGCGGCGGCCCTCGGCGTCGGGACGACCGGCCGTACGGCCGCGCTGGCGGCGGTGGCATGCGGTGTCGCCGGGGCGCTGCTCGCGGTCCTGTCCCGCCGCCGAGCGGCCACCGCGCCGGGCACGGTGGGCCGGCCGCCGTTCCGGCGCGGCGTGTTCGGCGCAGCCGCGATGACGCTGCTGTGCGCGGCGGCGGCCGCCACGTCCGCCGCGCTCCACGCGGCGGACGTGCACCGCGGGCCGGTCCCCGAGCTGGCCGCCGAATACGCGCACGCCACGGCCGAGTTGACCGTCACCGGCGACCCGCACACCACGCACCCGCAGGTCCGGGGCGCGCGGAGAGAGGAAGGCGTCATCGTCGTGCCGGCGGAGATCCGCCGCGTCACGGCGGACGGCGTGGGCACGGTGGCCGTACGGGCCCCGGTGCTGCTCCTGGTCCACCCACAGGAGCGGGACGGCCCAGCCGGCCCGGCAGCAGGCGCCGACAGCGGCGGCGACGGCGACGGCGACGGCGGCAGCGACGGCGCGGACCGCAACGGCGACGCCGGCTCCCGCCCACCCGCTGCCGGCAGCGCGGAAGGGGCCTGGCGGGGGCTGCTGCCCTCGGCACGCGTGCGGGTCGAGGCGCGGCTCGCTCCCGCGCAGGGCGCCGGGCGGGGCGGACGGGACATCGCCGCCGTGCTGCGCGCACAGGGCACCCGGCCGCCCGAGGTCATCGGCCGCCCGAGCGCGCTCCAGCGCACGGCGGGCGACCTGCGGGCCGGGCTCCGGGAGGCCAGCGACGGCCTCGCGCCGGATCCGCGGGCGCTGCTGCCGGGCCTGGTCGTCGGTGACACCGCACGCATCCCGCACGATCTCGACCAGGCGTTCCGCACCACCGACATGCTTCATCTGCTTGCCGTGAGCGGCGGGAACCTCACCGTGCTGCTGGTGCTGCTCATCGGCCCGCCCGGCACCGCCTCCCGCGCGGAACGGCGGGGGCTGGCCCCGCGTCTGGGCATCCCCCTGCGTACGACCGCCGTCCTCGGTGCGCTCCTCACCCTCGCGTTCGTCGTCGTGAGCCGCCCCGACCCCAGCGTGCTCCGGGCCGCCACCTGCGGGCTCATCACCATCCTCGCGATCGGCACCGGCCGCCGCCGCTCGCTGCTCCCCGCTCTGGCCGCCGCTGTGCTGGTGCTGGTCCTCTGGGACCCGTGGCTCGCCCGCGACTTCGGCTTCCTGCTCTCCGTGCTGGCCACGGGATCGCTGCTGACCGTCGCCCCGCGCTGGGGCGCCGCGCTGCGGCGGCGCGGCGTGCCCGGGCGTCTCGCCGAGGCACTCGCCGCCGCCGCGGCGGCGCAGGCGGCCTGCGCGCCCGTGGTCGCCGTGCTGTCCGCGCACGTCAGCCTGGTCGCGGTCCCGTGCAACCTGCTGGCCGAGTTCGCCGTCGCCCCCGCCACCGTGCTGGGCTTCGCCGCCCTCGCCGCCGCCCCGTTCGGACTGCCCGTGGCCAAGGCCCTGGCCTGGCTGGCCGGTTGGCCTGCCGGAGCCATCGCGCTGACCGCGCGGACGGGCGCGCTGCTGCCCGGGGCCGTCGTGGACTGGCCGGGCAGTTGGACGGGTGCCGCGCTCCTCGCGGTGCTCGTGCTGGCCCTGGCGGTGCTCGCGAGGCGGCTCCCGCGCCACCCGCTGGTGGCCGCCGCCTGCGCCCTGCTCCTGCTGCTCGCCCTGGTCCGCCCGCCCTCGGTGACCCGCCCGCTCACTGGCTGGCCGCCGCCCGACTGGCGGCTGGTGGCCTGCGACGTCGGCCAGGGGGACGCGCTGGCCCTTTCGGCCGGCGACGGCAGCGCGGTGCTGATCGACACGGGACCGGACCCCGATGCCGTAGACCGCTGTTTGCGCGCCCTCGGCATCAGGTCCATCCCGCTCCTGCTGCTCACCCACTTCCACGCGGACCACGTGTCCGGGCTCTCGGGTGCGCTGCGCGGCCGTGCCGTCGGCTCGATCCAGACGACGGGCCTGCAAGAGCCGCGGGACCAGGCAGAGTTCGTGCATCGCACCGCACGGCAGGCGGGCATCCCCGAGATCCGCGCGGCACCGGGGGAGCGGCGTGCCGTGGGCGGCCTGTCCTGGGAGGTGCTGTGGCCGGACCGGGAGGCCCCACCCCGTACGCCCGGGGAGTCCGGATCGGGCGGCTCCGGCGGGGAGTCCGGGGCGAACGACTCCAGCGTCACACTCCTGGTCCGCGCCGGGGACTTGACGGTGTTCCTGCCCGGGGACCTCGAGCCGCCCGCACAGCGCCGCCTGCTCGCGGCGCACCCGGACCTGCCGCGGGTCGACGTCCTGAAAGTCGCGCACCACGGTTCGGCGTACCAGCACCCGGCACTGCTGGAGCGGCTCCGCCCGCGCACCGCGCTCATCTCCAGCGGAGAGGACAACCCTTATGGCCACCCGTCACCGCGTACCCTCGACGCCCTCCGCAGGCAGGGCGCCCTCGTGCTGCGTACGGACCTGTCCGGTGCCCTCGCCGTCACGGACTCGGGAGCGGGCGTGGTGCGCCGTCCTCCGGCGGCCGGCCCGTGA
- the holA gene encoding DNA polymerase III subunit delta, whose protein sequence is MAGTRKTPTTDDPLAPVTIAVGQEDLLLDRAVQEVVAAARASDADTDVRELAAPDLQPGTLDELTSPSLFAERKVIVVRGAQDLAADSVKDVKAYLGAPAEEITLVLLHAGGAKGKGLLDAARKSGAREVACPKMTKPADRLAFVRGEFRAAGRSATPDACQALCDAVGSDLRELASACRQLVADVEGAIDDAVVARYYTGRAEASSFTIADRAVEGRAAEALEALRWSLATGVAPVLITSALAQGVRAIGKLASAPRNMRPGDLARELGMPPWKVDRVRQQMRGWSADGVSVALRAVAQADAGVKGGGDDPEYALEQAVITIARAARSR, encoded by the coding sequence ATGGCCGGAACCCGTAAGACACCCACGACAGACGACCCGCTCGCGCCCGTCACGATCGCGGTCGGGCAGGAGGACCTGCTCCTCGACCGCGCCGTGCAGGAGGTGGTCGCCGCGGCACGCGCCTCCGACGCCGACACCGACGTGCGCGAGCTGGCCGCCCCCGATCTCCAGCCGGGCACGCTGGACGAGCTGACCAGCCCTTCGCTGTTCGCCGAGCGCAAGGTGATCGTCGTGCGCGGCGCGCAGGACCTGGCGGCGGACAGCGTGAAGGACGTCAAGGCGTATCTCGGCGCCCCCGCCGAGGAGATCACCCTGGTGCTGCTGCACGCGGGCGGCGCGAAGGGCAAGGGCCTGCTGGACGCCGCCCGCAAGTCGGGCGCCCGCGAGGTCGCCTGCCCGAAGATGACCAAGCCGGCGGACCGACTGGCGTTCGTACGGGGCGAGTTCCGCGCGGCGGGCCGTTCCGCGACGCCTGACGCGTGCCAGGCGCTGTGCGACGCGGTCGGCAGCGACCTGCGCGAACTCGCCTCCGCCTGCCGCCAGCTCGTCGCCGACGTGGAGGGCGCGATCGACGACGCCGTCGTCGCGCGCTACTACACGGGCCGTGCCGAGGCGTCCAGCTTCACCATCGCCGACCGCGCCGTGGAGGGCCGGGCGGCCGAGGCGCTGGAGGCGCTGCGCTGGTCGCTGGCCACCGGCGTCGCCCCGGTGCTGATCACGAGCGCCCTCGCGCAGGGCGTGCGGGCGATAGGCAAGCTCGCGTCGGCGCCGCGCAACATGCGCCCGGGCGATCTGGCGCGCGAGCTGGGGATGCCGCCGTGGAAGGTGGACCGCGTACGGCAGCAGATGCGCGGCTGGTCGGCCGACGGCGTCTCGGTGGCGCTGCGCGCGGTCGCCCAGGCGGACGCGGGGGTCAAGGGCGGCGGGGACGACCCGGAGTACGCCCTGGAGCAGGCCGTGATCACGATCGCCCGCGCGGCCCGCTCCCGCTGA
- a CDS encoding pyridoxamine 5'-phosphate oxidase family protein, with translation MANTTSAPRTGAERKRDLLARLDTEHDVWVASAGLDGTPCLVPLSLHWDGAVVWLSTRADNPTGRNLRENGVVRLSLASTEAVVMVDGTVETFSLEEADTETADAFAARCGWDPRKARRGEYVWFRVTPTAVQAFQGRHEMPGRHLMTDGEWHV, from the coding sequence ATGGCGAACACCACTTCCGCGCCCCGTACCGGCGCCGAGCGCAAGCGCGACCTGCTGGCACGGCTGGACACCGAGCACGACGTCTGGGTGGCCTCGGCCGGCCTCGACGGAACGCCGTGCCTCGTGCCGCTCTCGCTGCACTGGGACGGCGCGGTGGTCTGGCTGTCCACCCGCGCCGACAACCCGACGGGGCGCAACCTGCGCGAGAACGGCGTGGTACGGCTCTCCTTGGCCAGCACCGAGGCGGTGGTGATGGTGGACGGCACGGTGGAGACGTTCAGCCTGGAGGAGGCGGATACGGAGACGGCGGACGCGTTCGCGGCACGCTGCGGCTGGGACCCGCGGAAGGCGCGGCGCGGCGAGTACGTCTGGTTCAGGGTCACGCCCACCGCCGTGCAGGCGTTCCAGGGGCGGCACGAGATGCCGGGGCGGCACCTGATGACCGACGGCGAGTGGCACGTCTGA